One window from the genome of Balearica regulorum gibbericeps isolate bBalReg1 chromosome 18, bBalReg1.pri, whole genome shotgun sequence encodes:
- the LOC104638017 gene encoding CMRF35-like molecule 5, with translation MRILLVWTLFPGGWAVTGPARVTAKQGGSLAVSCSYKPGYKLYPKYWCRPSFLWFCFTYIAQTNGSEVTVTQGRVSIRDDHATHSFTVTLSNVKPGDAGWYSCGVGSSLWFRLWHTTEVMVSAAVSATTQGSTVSSLATNPLCPTGCGEPPVVSQLGITHLLLFLSVKVPVVLALVCRAAWVRSRRRSCDRENLQLLEVAGSAGAPGSPRTPEPQGQPPAPLPPTLLGLHHP, from the exons ATGAGGATTTTGCTGGTTTGGACCCTTTTCCCAG GTGGCTGGGCGGTGACGGGCCCCGCACGGGTGACGGCCAAGCAGGGCGGCTCGCTGGCAGTGTCCTGCAGCTACAAGCCAGGCTACAAGCTCTACCCCAAGTACTGGTGCCGCCCAAGCTTCTTGTGGTTTTGCTTCACCTACATCGCCCAAACCAACGGCTCGGAGGTGACGGTGACGCAGGGCAGGGTGTCCATCAGGGACGACCACGCGACACACTCGTTCACAGTGACGCTGAGCAACGTCAAGCCGGGGGACGCAGGCTGGTACTCCTGCGGGGTGGGGAGCAGCCTGTGGTTCAGGCTGTGGCACACCACCGAGGTGATGGTCTCTGCAG ctgtttcAGCCACAACCCAGGGCAGCACCGTGAGCTCGTTGGCCACCAACCCCCTGTGCCCCACGGGTTGTGGGGAGCCTCCAGTGGT GTCTCAGCTCGGCATCACCcacctgctgctcttcctcagCGTGAAGGTGCCTGTGGTGCTGGCCCTGGTGTGCAGAGCCGCCTGGGTGAGGAGCCGACGCAGGAGCTGCGACCGGGAAAACCTGCAGCTCTTGGAGGTGGCCGGCAGCGCCGGGGCACCAGGGTCCCCCCGCACCCCAGAACCACAGGGACAGCCTCCTGCCCCCttgccccccaccctgctggggctgcaccACCCATAA
- the LOC104638018 gene encoding CMRF35-like molecule 1 isoform X1 translates to MGERLLVWTLILLPGCWALQGPAEVSGFPGGSVEVPCEYKPELVDANKYWCRGRSWLSCSILVQTTAPEDKVLGDRVSIQDVPARHMFVVTMENLTVEDGDRYWCGIQTAWYDPMFPVMVSVLPVPETTPYDLHTTQGEEATSAPTFPWTPLELENTASTPKVKSLPEMPNLLVLILTPSAVLVLVLVLGIIIIRCRMRRASSEKSRAAWAMERKRDKDLQVTANGEQAATSNNIYVNREWELSSPEDDYENSPAKWQDYEKGDDISVSRAPELIYVNTH, encoded by the exons ATGGGGGAAAGGCTCCTGGTCTGGACCTTGATTCTCCTCCCAG gatgctgggctctgcagggccCCGCAGAGGTGAGCGGCTTCCCGGGGGGCTCCGTGGAGGTACCCTGCGAGTACAAGCCAGAGCTGGTGGATGCCAATAAGTACTGGtgcaggggcaggagctggcttTCCTGCTCCATCCTCGTTCAGACCACGGCCCCTGAGGACAAGGTGTTGGGGGACAGGGTCTCCATTCAAGATGTCCCTGCTCGGCACATGTTCGTGGTGACCATGGAGAACCTAACAGTGGAGGACGGGGATCGGTACTGGTGTGGGATCCAGACGGCCTGGTATGACCCCATGTTCCCCGTCATGGTGTCTGTTCTCCCAG TGCCCGAGACAACACCGTATGACCTCCACACGACACAGGGGGAAGAGGCCACATCTGCTCCCACCTTCCCATGGACTCCCCTGGAGCTGGAAAACACTGCGTCCACGCCAAAGGTCAAAAGCCTGCCAGA AATGCCAAACCTGCTTGTTCTGATCCTGACACCCTCCgctgtgctggtgctggtgctggttttgggcatcatcatcatcagatgCAGGATGAGAAGAGCATCGTCGGAGAAGAGCAGAG CAGCCTGGGCcatggagaggaagagggacaAGGACCTCCAG GTCACTGCAAACGGGGAGCAAGCAGCCACTTCCAATAACATCTACGTGAACAGGGAGTGGGAGCTCAGCTCACCTGAGGATGACTATGAGAACAGCCCAGCCAAGTGGCAG GACTATGAAAAGGGAGATGACATTTCGGTTTCCAGAGCTCCAGAACTGATCTACGTGAACACGCACTGA
- the LOC104638018 gene encoding CMRF35-like molecule 1 isoform X2: protein MGERLLVWTLILLPGCWALQGPAEVSGFPGGSVEVPCEYKPELVDANKYWCRGRSWLSCSILVQTTAPEDKVLGDRVSIQDVPARHMFVVTMENLTVEDGDRYWCGIQTAWYDPMFPVMVSVLPVPETTPYDLHTTQGEEATSAPTFPWTPLELENTASTPKVKSLPEMPNLLVLILTPSAVLVLVLVLGIIIIRCRMRRASSEKSRAWAMERKRDKDLQVTANGEQAATSNNIYVNREWELSSPEDDYENSPAKWQDYEKGDDISVSRAPELIYVNTH, encoded by the exons ATGGGGGAAAGGCTCCTGGTCTGGACCTTGATTCTCCTCCCAG gatgctgggctctgcagggccCCGCAGAGGTGAGCGGCTTCCCGGGGGGCTCCGTGGAGGTACCCTGCGAGTACAAGCCAGAGCTGGTGGATGCCAATAAGTACTGGtgcaggggcaggagctggcttTCCTGCTCCATCCTCGTTCAGACCACGGCCCCTGAGGACAAGGTGTTGGGGGACAGGGTCTCCATTCAAGATGTCCCTGCTCGGCACATGTTCGTGGTGACCATGGAGAACCTAACAGTGGAGGACGGGGATCGGTACTGGTGTGGGATCCAGACGGCCTGGTATGACCCCATGTTCCCCGTCATGGTGTCTGTTCTCCCAG TGCCCGAGACAACACCGTATGACCTCCACACGACACAGGGGGAAGAGGCCACATCTGCTCCCACCTTCCCATGGACTCCCCTGGAGCTGGAAAACACTGCGTCCACGCCAAAGGTCAAAAGCCTGCCAGA AATGCCAAACCTGCTTGTTCTGATCCTGACACCCTCCgctgtgctggtgctggtgctggttttgggcatcatcatcatcagatgCAGGATGAGAAGAGCATCGTCGGAGAAGAGCAGAG CCTGGGCcatggagaggaagagggacaAGGACCTCCAG GTCACTGCAAACGGGGAGCAAGCAGCCACTTCCAATAACATCTACGTGAACAGGGAGTGGGAGCTCAGCTCACCTGAGGATGACTATGAGAACAGCCCAGCCAAGTGGCAG GACTATGAAAAGGGAGATGACATTTCGGTTTCCAGAGCTCCAGAACTGATCTACGTGAACACGCACTGA